One Chaetodon trifascialis isolate fChaTrf1 chromosome 12, fChaTrf1.hap1, whole genome shotgun sequence DNA window includes the following coding sequences:
- the LOC139339968 gene encoding TSC22 domain family protein 1-like isoform X2: MASMNSPCYTVAMDLGVCQLRNFSISFLSSLLSAESSHVKLDNSSSGASVVAIDNKIEQAMDLVKSHLMYAVREEVEVLKEQIKELIERNSQLEQENTLLKTLASPEQMAQFQAQVQTGSPPAPPTAATPGPPSTAALVQPTSHSSGPSA; the protein is encoded by the exons ATGGCCAGCATGAATTCGCCGTGCTACACCGTGGCTATGGATCTAGGCGTGTGCCAGCTGAGGAATTTCTCCATATCGTTCCTGTCGTCGTTACTGAGCGCCGAGAGCTCGCACGTCAAGCTCGACAACAG CTCGTCGGGAGCCAGCGTTGTTGCCATTGACAACAAGATTGAACAAGCAATG gaCCTGGTGAAGAGTCACCTGATGTATGCTGTGcgtgaggaggtggaggtccTGAAGGAGCAGATCAAGGAACTGATCGAGCGAAACTCCCAGTTGGAGCAGGAGAACACCCTGTTGAAGACACTGGCCAGCCCAGAGCAGATGGCTCAGTTCCAGGCCCAGGTTCAGACCGGCTCCCCGCCTGCCCCTCCAACAGCTGCCACGCCCGGACCTCCAAGCACCGCCGCCCTCGTCCAGCCCACATCGCACAGCTCTGGCCCCTCGGCGTAG
- the serp2 gene encoding stress-associated endoplasmic reticulum protein 2, whose translation MVAKQRIRMANEKHSKNITQRGNVAKTLRPQEEKYPVGPWLLALFVFVVCGSAIFQIIQSIRMGM comes from the exons ATGGTGGCTAAGCAGAGGATCCGCATGGCCAACGAGAAACACAGCAAGAACATCACGCAGAGAGGAAACGTGGCCAAGACGCTG CGACCACAAGAGGAGAAGTATCCTGTGGGTCCCTGGCTGCTCGCCCtctttgtatttgttgtgtgtggATCAG CCATATTTCAGATCATCCAGAGTATCCGTATGGGGATGTGA
- the LOC139339968 gene encoding TSC22 domain family protein 3-like isoform X3 codes for MILLTDGSMRVRGVRVQGHDEMAMKLLFWELEQHLKSSSGASVVAIDNKIEQAMDLVKSHLMYAVREEVEVLKEQIKELIERNSQLEQENTLLKTLASPEQMAQFQAQVQTGSPPAPPTAATPGPPSTAALVQPTSHSSGPSA; via the exons ATGATCCTGCTGACGGACGGCTCAATGAGAGTACGGGGAGTACGAGTGCAAGGCCATGACGAGATGGCAATGAAGCTTTTGTTCTGGGAGCTGGAGCAGCACCTCAAAAG CTCGTCGGGAGCCAGCGTTGTTGCCATTGACAACAAGATTGAACAAGCAATG gaCCTGGTGAAGAGTCACCTGATGTATGCTGTGcgtgaggaggtggaggtccTGAAGGAGCAGATCAAGGAACTGATCGAGCGAAACTCCCAGTTGGAGCAGGAGAACACCCTGTTGAAGACACTGGCCAGCCCAGAGCAGATGGCTCAGTTCCAGGCCCAGGTTCAGACCGGCTCCCCGCCTGCCCCTCCAACAGCTGCCACGCCCGGACCTCCAAGCACCGCCGCCCTCGTCCAGCCCACATCGCACAGCTCTGGCCCCTCGGCGTAG